The DNA window ACACCGGCGGCGACGGCGATGGCAACACGCGCCGCAACACAACGGGAGGGGCTGCCGATGCCGGTGCTGCTGGGTTGTATCGCCGACGATTTCACCGGGGCCACCGACCTCGCCTCGACCCTGGTGGAAGGCGGCATGCGCACCGTGCAACTGATCGACCTGCCCGCGGCGGATACGCCGCCGCCGGCCGATGTCGATGCGGTGGTGATCGCGCTGAAGTCGCGCTCGATCGCCGCCGACGAGGCGGTGCGCCAGTCGCGTGCGGCGCTGCGGTGGCTGCAGCAGGCAGGCGCGCGCCAGTTCTTCTTCAAATACTGCTCGACCTTCGATTCGACCGACGCCGGAAACATCGGGCCGGTGGCCGACGCGCTGCTCGACGACCTCGGCGGCCGCATCACCATCGCCTGCCCGGCATTTCCGGTGAACGGCCGCACCATCTTCTTCGGCCACCTGTTCGTCGGCGACCGGCTGCTGTCGGAGTCCGGCATGCAGAACCATCCGCTGAACCCGATGACCGACCCCGACCTGGTGCGCGTGCTCGGCCGGCAGACCGCGCACAAGGTGGGTCTGGTCGACTTCCGCACGGTCCATGCCGGCGCCGACGCGGTTCGCCAGCGCCTCGACCGGCTGGCGGCCGACGGCTGCCGCCACGCGGTGGTCGATGCCATCGCCAACGCCGACCTGATGGCGATCGGCGCGGCCTGCGCCACGCTGCCGCTGATCACCGGCGGTTCCGGCGTGGCGATGGGCCTGCCGGAGAATTTCCGCCGGGCCGGGCTGCTTGCGGACGCCGGTCAGGCGGACGCGCTGCCGGCAGTCGGCGGCGCCGGCGCCGTGCTGTCGGGCAGCTGCTCGCAGGCGACCCTGCGCCAGATCGCGCGCTTCCAGTCCGGGCATGACAGCTTCCGGGTCGACCCGCTCGCGCTCGCCAAGGGAACCGACGTGGCGATGGAGGCGCTGGAATGGGCCGCCGCCCGCGTCGGCACCGCACCGGTGCTGATCTATGCCAGCGCGGCGCCCGACGCGGTCAGGGCGGTGCAGGACCGGCTCGGACGCGCGGAAGCCGGCGCCCTGGTCGAGCGGGCGATGGCTGCCATCGGCAGGGGACTGGTCGACCGCGGCGTGCGGCGCCTGGTCGTCGCCGGCGGCGAGACCTCCGGCGCGGTGGTCGGGGCGCTGGGCGTCAAGGCCCTGCGCATCGGCCCGGTGATCGACCCCGGCGTGCCGGCCACGGTGGCGCTGGGCGAGCCGCCGGTGGCGCTGGCCCTCAAGTCCGGCAATTTCGGCGGCGACGACTTCTTCGCCAAGGCCCTGGAAATGATGCGATAGGCGGTTCAAGCCGCCGGGCGGAACGCCTCCACGTCGACGGTGCGGGTCGCCACGGCGCCGCGGACGTCGGCGTCGTGAAAGATGCCGACCAGGGCGGCGCCGGCGGCGCGCGCCTCGCCGATCAGCTCGATCACCACGTGCCGGTTGGCCGCGTCGAGTGAGGCGGTCGGCTCGTCGAGCAGCAGGATCGGATAGCGCCGCACGAAGCCGTGGGCGATATTGACCCGCTGCTGCTCGCCGCCGGAAAAGGTGGCCGGTGGCAGCGACCACAGCCGTTCCGGCAGGTTCAGCCTAGCCAGCATCGTGGCGGCGCGCGCACGCGCCTCGGCCGTGTCCACGCCGGCCTGCAGCAGCGGCCCGGCCACCACGTCGATTGCCGGCACCCGCGGGATCACGCGCAGGAACTGGCTGACATAGCCCAGGCTCGCCCGCCGCACGGCGATGATCATGCGCGGCGCGGCGGCGGCCATGTCGACCCAGTCGTCGCCGTGTCGCACGCGGATGCTGCCGGCACTGGCGGCGTAATTGCCGTAGATCGCCCGCATCAGGCTGGACTTGCCCGCACCGGAGGCGCCGGTCAGCACCACGCATTCGCCGCGGTGGACGGTGAGCCCGACATCGGCCAGCACCGGCAGATGCACGCCGCCCTGGTTGTGCAGCGTGAAGGCCTTGGCCAGGCCCTCGATCCGGATCATCGCGGGACCGGGCGCGGTCATGCCTGCAGCACCGAGGACACCAGCAGTTGGGTGTAGGGGTGCTGCGGATCGTCCAGCACCTGGTCGGTGAGGCCGCTCTCGACGATCCGGCCATGCCGCATCACCATCAGCCGGTCGGCGAGCAGGCGCACCACCGCCAGGTCGTGGGTCACGATCAGCACCGCGACGCCCTCGGCCCGCACCAGCACGCGCAGCAGGTCGAGCAGGCGGGCCTGGACCGAGACGTCGAGCCCGCCGGTCGGCTCGTCCATGAACACCAGCCGCGGGCCGGTGACCAGGTTGCGGGCGATCTGCAGGCGCTGCTGCATGCCGCCGGAATAGGTCGCCGGCCGGTCGTCGATGCGATCCTCGTCGATCTCGACCCGGCGCAGCCAGTCGACGGCCGCGGCGCGAATCTGGCCGTAGTGCCGCCAGCCGACGGCCATCAGCCGCTCGCCGACATTGGCCCCGCCGGACACGCCCATGCGCAGGCCGTCGCGCGGGTTCTGGTGGACGAAGCCCCAGTCGGTGCGCAGCAGGCGCCGACGCTCGGGCTCGGGCATCTCCAGGATGTCGACGGGCGCCGCGCCGTCGGTGGCATAGAGCACCTGGCCGGTGTCCGGCACCAGCCGGCCGGACACGCAGTTCAGCACCGTGGTCTTGCCGGACCCCGATTCGCCGACGATGCCGACCACCTCGCCGGGATAGACGTCGAAGCTGCAGTCGCGGCAGGCGGTCAGCGCGCCATAGGTGCGGGTCAGGCCGCGGACCTGCAGCAGCGGCACCTCGGCAGCGACGACCGGCGCAGCGGCGACGGCGCTCACGCCGGGTCCTCCGGCGTGCGCTGCGCCAGCGGGTGACCGGCGAAGGCACCGCGGTGGCCCGCCGCGCGGCGGGTCGCGCAATGATGGCTGTCGGAGCACACGAACATGCTGCCGCCGGCGTCGTCGAGTATCACCTCGTCGAGATAGCTGTCGGCCGCACCGCACAGGCCGCAGACGTCGTCCCAGCGCTGCACCGCGAAGGGATGGTCGGCGAAATCCAGGCTGACCACCTCGGTATGCGGCGGCACCGCGTAGATGCGTTTCTCGCGGCCGGCGCCGAACAGCTGCAGCGCTGCCATATGGTGCATCTTCGGATTGTCGAACTTCGGGGTCGGCGACGGCGCCATCACATAACGGCCGTTGACCAGCACCGGATAGTCGTAGGCCGTGGCGATGTGCCCGTAGCGCGCGATATCCTCGTACAACTTCACGTGCATCAGGCCGTATTCCTGATAGGCGTGCATGGTCCGGGTCTCGGTCTCGCGCGGCTCCAGCTTGCGCAGCGGCTCGGGCAGCGGCACCTGGTAGACGATGATCTGGTCCGGGCCGAGCGTCGCCTCGGGAATGCGATGGCGGGTCTGGATGATGCTGGCCTCCGCCGTCGCCTCGGTGGTGGCCACGCCGGCGACCCGGGCGAAGAAGCGGCGGATGTTGACGGCATTGGTGGTGTCGTCGGCGCCCTGGTCGATCACCTTCAGGGTGTCGTCGGGACCGACGATGCTGGCGGTGACCTGCATGCCGCCGGTGCCCCAGCCGTACGGCACCGGCATCTCGCGGCCGCCGAACGGCACCTGGTAGCCGGGGATCGCCACCGCCTTCAGGATGGCGCGGCGGATCATCCGCTTGGTCTGCTCATCCAGATAGGCGAAGTTGTAGGCGGCCGCGTCCGCCGCCGCGGTCCCGGTCGCGGTCATTCGGCCGCCTCGCTCTGCCGCGCGGCCAGCCATTCGCGGCGCAGGCGGCGGACCAGCTCCAGCTCCGCCTGGAAGTCGACATAGTGCGGCAGCTTCAGGTGCTGGACGAAGCCCGACGCCTCGACGTTGTCGCTGTGATACAGCACGAACTCCTGGTCCTGGGCCGGATATTTGGCTTCCTCGCCCAGTTCGGCGCCGCGCAGCGCCCGGTCGACCAGGGCCATTGCCATCGCCTTGCGCTCGTTGTGGCCGAAGGTCAGGCCGTAGCCGCGGGTAAAGGCCGGCGGCGCCTCCGCCGAGCCCTGGAACTGGTTCACCATCTGGCACTCGGTAACCGTGATCGCGCCGATCTCGATCGGGAAGCCGAGCTCCTCCGGCACGATCTCGACCGCAACCTCGCCCATGCGGATCTCGCCCGCGAACGGATGGTTGCCGCCGAAGCCGCGCTGGGTGGAATAGCCGAGCGCGAGGATGAACCCCTCGTCGCCGCGGGCGAGGTTCTGCAGCCACTGGTCGCGGCCGGCGGGGAATTCCAGCGGGTCGCGGGTCAGGTCGTGCGGCCGCGTCGCCGGATCGTCGGCACCGGCCGGCTCGATCAGGCCCTGGCGGCCGAGGATATCGGCAACGCGCGGCATCGTCGCGTCCACCGGCACCGCGGCGCTGGGCGCCTGCGGCGGACCGGCATCCGCCTCCGCCGCCAGCGCGAAGTCGAGCAGCCGGTGGGTGTAGTCGTAGGTCGGGCCGAGCACCTGCCCGCCGGGCAGGTCCTTGAAGGTGGAGGAGATGCGCCGCCGGATCGCCATGGCGGCGGTATCGACCGGCTCGGCGTCGGCGAAGCGCGGCAGCGTGGTGCGATAGGCCCGCAGCAGGAAGATCGCCTCGACCAGGTCACCCTGCGCCTGCTTGATCGCCAGGGCGGCCAGGTCGGGGTCGTAGAGCGATCCCTCGGCCATCACCCGGTCCACGCCCAGCTGCATCTGCTCGCGGATCTGGGCGACGCCAAGTTCCGGCACGGCGGTGTCGCCGCGTCGCTCCTCGGCGACCAGCGCCTCTGCATTGGCGATCGCCCGCTCGCCGCCCTTGACCGCGACATACATGGCTCAGCCTCCGGCCTGCGGCACGGCGGCCACGCTGCGCGGCAGCCCGAGCAGGGCATCGCCGGCAACCAGCATCGCATCGACGCCGCAGGGAAACAGCCTGTGATTGCGCGCCCAGGCGTCCCAGAACCACGCGGGCAGGCCGCGCGGCGCGATCGCGGTCTCGCCGTCGATGCCCGGCCCGGTCAGCGTCACCGCCGGTCCGCCCTCGAGCGCCGGCAGCGCGATGACCAGCGTGGCCGCGCGGTCGGGATAGCGGTCGTCGCCCGTGGCGAAGCGGTCGAGCGGCGGTATGCTGCGGTCGCCGAAGGCAAAGGCCGCGCCGCCCGGCGCATCGACGATCCGGCAGCCGCAGTGGAAGCGCAGGCTGTCGACCGCCTGCGCCGTGGCAATGCCGTCCTGCAGCCAGACCGGCGTGTCGGCGTCGCACAGCGTCAGCGCCACAGCGTAGGCGGCAGAGGCGAGGCCGGCTGGCGCCGGCAGGCCGGGCGCAGGCCGCACCGTGCAACCGGGCCGCGCCATCGCTTGCAGCAGCGCGCGAAAGGCGCGCTGGGCATCGAAGACCGGGTCCGCGAAGCCGGCTGCCGGCCCCGACGCGATTGCCGCCGCCCCGGTCGCACTCATCGCGGATTCTCCCCGCGCACCATGGTGAAGAAGTCGACCCGGGTCGCCGCCGCCTTGCGCCCGCGCTCGCGGCGCGATTCGGACTGTGCCGCGGCAAGCGGGTCGATCACCTGCGCCATCATCCGGTCGTGGCGGCCGGGGAGCTGCAGCAGCGCGTCGCACAGCGCGGCCAGTTCGGCATGGCGCTTGTCGCGGCCGGCGACATAGGCGACGCCGATGGTGCCGTCGGCCAGCCGCACCGCGCAGCGCGTCACCGTCATCTCGCCGAGGTTGAAGCGTGCGCCGTCGCCGCCGGCGCGCCCGCGCACCATCGCCATGCCGACCTCCGGCCTTCGCAGCCAGTCGTGCGCCGGCGCCGGCGGCAGGCCCTGGCAGGCCCGCTCCAGCGCGTCGCGGCCGGCGTGCGCCAGCACCGCCATCCAGCGCTGCCGGGCAGCCGGCCCCACCGTGCCGACTGTGCGGTCGCGTTCCGTGGACGCCATTCCCGTTACCACTTGTATAGACCTTTCCCGCGCAGGCTTTTTGCCACGCGCGGTTCGGTGCCTCAACGGGTTTGTTGTGAAGTTTTGGTGACGGCCGCCGCGCGGCCGCGGTCAGAAGCCGAACAGGGCCGACAGCGCGGTCGCGCCGCCGGACGACAGCACGGAGTTGAACTGGAACTGGGCAATCTGTTCGCGCGCCTGTTTGGCCTGTTCCAGCTTCAGGGTCTTTTCCGTCGCGGTCAGCTCGATGGTGTTGGCGTCGGCATAGAGCGTGTCGATGGTCCGGTCGAGCTGGCGCGTCCGCGACCGTGCGACCGTCATGTCGGTCTTCAGCGACAGCCGGGTGATGTCGACGCTGTTCAGGGCCGAATCCAGATCGTCGATCGCCGCATTGATCGAATCGGTGTCGTCGAAGTTGTTGTACAGCCAGCTGTGCAGCACGCCGGTACCGCCGCGCACCACCGTGCCGGAAACGGTGCCGCCGCCGTCCACCGTGAAGGTGATGGCGTTGGTATTGCGGTCGAAGCTGTCGACCGTGATGTCGCCGAAGCCGACGTCCTGGTCGAGGGTGTCCGGATAGTTGGAGTATTCGCTGATGTAGGCGCCGCCCAGGTCCGGCACCCATTTCTTCCCGTCGCCGGGATTGATGTAGTAGTCGGCGCCGACATATTCGCCGTGCACCACGCGGCGCGCGCCGAAGGTCGACCCGGTGGCGTAGGAGATCGTGTCGGTCAGCCAGCTGGTGCGATAGACGTCGCCCACCAGGTTGCGCCCGCTTGGCCCGGCC is part of the Alphaproteobacteria bacterium genome and encodes:
- the phnK gene encoding phosphonate C-P lyase system protein PhnK, producing MSAVAAAPVVAAEVPLLQVRGLTRTYGALTACRDCSFDVYPGEVVGIVGESGSGKTTVLNCVSGRLVPDTGQVLYATDGAAPVDILEMPEPERRRLLRTDWGFVHQNPRDGLRMGVSGGANVGERLMAVGWRHYGQIRAAAVDWLRRVEIDEDRIDDRPATYSGGMQQRLQIARNLVTGPRLVFMDEPTGGLDVSVQARLLDLLRVLVRAEGVAVLIVTHDLAVVRLLADRLMVMRHGRIVESGLTDQVLDDPQHPYTQLLVSSVLQA
- the phnG gene encoding phosphonate C-P lyase system protein PhnG, whose product is MASTERDRTVGTVGPAARQRWMAVLAHAGRDALERACQGLPPAPAHDWLRRPEVGMAMVRGRAGGDGARFNLGEMTVTRCAVRLADGTIGVAYVAGRDKRHAELAALCDALLQLPGRHDRMMAQVIDPLAAAQSESRRERGRKAAATRVDFFTMVRGENPR
- a CDS encoding alpha-D-ribose 1-methylphosphonate 5-phosphate C-P-lyase PhnJ, whose translation is MTATGTAAADAAAYNFAYLDEQTKRMIRRAILKAVAIPGYQVPFGGREMPVPYGWGTGGMQVTASIVGPDDTLKVIDQGADDTTNAVNIRRFFARVAGVATTEATAEASIIQTRHRIPEATLGPDQIIVYQVPLPEPLRKLEPRETETRTMHAYQEYGLMHVKLYEDIARYGHIATAYDYPVLVNGRYVMAPSPTPKFDNPKMHHMAALQLFGAGREKRIYAVPPHTEVVSLDFADHPFAVQRWDDVCGLCGAADSYLDEVILDDAGGSMFVCSDSHHCATRRAAGHRGAFAGHPLAQRTPEDPA
- the phnL gene encoding phosphonate C-P lyase system protein PhnL; translated protein: MTAPGPAMIRIEGLAKAFTLHNQGGVHLPVLADVGLTVHRGECVVLTGASGAGKSSLMRAIYGNYAASAGSIRVRHGDDWVDMAAAAPRMIIAVRRASLGYVSQFLRVIPRVPAIDVVAGPLLQAGVDTAEARARAATMLARLNLPERLWSLPPATFSGGEQQRVNIAHGFVRRYPILLLDEPTASLDAANRHVVIELIGEARAAGAALVGIFHDADVRGAVATRTVDVEAFRPAA
- a CDS encoding carbon-phosphorus lyase complex subunit PhnI, which codes for MYVAVKGGERAIANAEALVAEERRGDTAVPELGVAQIREQMQLGVDRVMAEGSLYDPDLAALAIKQAQGDLVEAIFLLRAYRTTLPRFADAEPVDTAAMAIRRRISSTFKDLPGGQVLGPTYDYTHRLLDFALAAEADAGPPQAPSAAVPVDATMPRVADILGRQGLIEPAGADDPATRPHDLTRDPLEFPAGRDQWLQNLARGDEGFILALGYSTQRGFGGNHPFAGEIRMGEVAVEIVPEELGFPIEIGAITVTECQMVNQFQGSAEAPPAFTRGYGLTFGHNERKAMAMALVDRALRGAELGEEAKYPAQDQEFVLYHSDNVEASGFVQHLKLPHYVDFQAELELVRRLRREWLAARQSEAAE
- a CDS encoding four-carbon acid sugar kinase family protein; translated protein: MPVLLGCIADDFTGATDLASTLVEGGMRTVQLIDLPAADTPPPADVDAVVIALKSRSIAADEAVRQSRAALRWLQQAGARQFFFKYCSTFDSTDAGNIGPVADALLDDLGGRITIACPAFPVNGRTIFFGHLFVGDRLLSESGMQNHPLNPMTDPDLVRVLGRQTAHKVGLVDFRTVHAGADAVRQRLDRLAADGCRHAVVDAIANADLMAIGAACATLPLITGGSGVAMGLPENFRRAGLLADAGQADALPAVGGAGAVLSGSCSQATLRQIARFQSGHDSFRVDPLALAKGTDVAMEALEWAAARVGTAPVLIYASAAPDAVRAVQDRLGRAEAGALVERAMAAIGRGLVDRGVRRLVVAGGETSGAVVGALGVKALRIGPVIDPGVPATVALGEPPVALALKSGNFGGDDFFAKALEMMR
- the phnH gene encoding phosphonate C-P lyase system protein PhnH; the protein is MSATGAAAIASGPAAGFADPVFDAQRAFRALLQAMARPGCTVRPAPGLPAPAGLASAAYAVALTLCDADTPVWLQDGIATAQAVDSLRFHCGCRIVDAPGGAAFAFGDRSIPPLDRFATGDDRYPDRAATLVIALPALEGGPAVTLTGPGIDGETAIAPRGLPAWFWDAWARNHRLFPCGVDAMLVAGDALLGLPRSVAAVPQAGG